A genomic window from Vitis riparia cultivar Riparia Gloire de Montpellier isolate 1030 chromosome 18, EGFV_Vit.rip_1.0, whole genome shotgun sequence includes:
- the LOC117906240 gene encoding 7-deoxyloganetin glucosyltransferase-like produces the protein MGSEKPHAVCIPYPAQGHINPMLKLAKLLHFRGFRITFVNTEFNHTRLLKAQGPNCLSGLPTFQFETIPDGLPPSDVDATQHIPSLCVSTKKNCLAPFRRLLAKLNHDGPPVTCIFSDAIMSFTLDAAQELGIPDLLLWTASACGFMAYVQYRSLIDKGFTPLKDESYLTNGYLDTVVDWIPGMKGIRLKDLPSFIRTTDPDDVMLDFAMGELERARKASAIIFNTFDALEHEVLDAIAPMYPPIYTIAPLQLLLDQIHDSELQLIGSNLWKEEPECLKWLDSKEPNSVVYVNYGSITVMTPQQLIEFAWGLANSNQSFLWILRPDLVSGESAILPPEFVAETEDRGLLAGWCPQEQVLTHQAIGGFLTHNGWNSIIEGLCAGVPMICWPFFAEQQTNCRYCCTEWGVGMEIDSDVKRDEVAKLVRELMEGEKGKEMKKKTMEWKHTAEAATTGPNGSSYLNLEKMFEHVLL, from the exons ATGGGTTCGGAGAAGCCTCATGCAGTTTGTATTCCATACCCTGCTCAGGGCCATATCAATCCTATGCTAAAACTAGCAAAGCTCCTCCATTTCAGAGGCTTTCGTATCACCTTTGTCAACACAGAGTTCAACCACACACGCTTACTCAAGGCCCAGGGCCCCAACTGCCTCAGTGGTCTCCCCACCTTTCAGTTCGAAACCATTCCCGATGGTCTCCCCCCGTCCGACGTCGACGCAACCCAACACATTCCTTCCCTCTGTGTATCCACCAAAAAGAACTGCTTGGCTCCCTTTAGACGCCTTCTCGCCAAACTCAACCACGACGGTCCTCCCGTCACTTGCATATTTTCTGACGCTATCATGAGCTTCACTTTAGACGCTGCTCAAGAACTCGGCATTCCCGACCTTCTTTTATGGACAGCTAGTGCTTGTGGCTTCATGGCCTATGTGCAGTATCGCAGTCTCATCGACAAGGGTTTTACACCACTCAAAG ATGAGAGTTATCTAACAAATGGGTATTTGGATACTGTTGTTGATTGGATACCGGGCATGAAAGGTATCCGTTTGAAGGATCTCCCGAGCTTCATTCGGACTACCGATCCAGATGATGTCATGCTGGACTTTGCCATGGGTGAGCTTGAAAGGGCTCGCAAGGCTTCTGCCATCATTTTCAATACGTTTGACGCTTTAGAGCATGAGGTTTTGGATGCAATTGCTCCCATGTATCCCCCAATCTACACCATCGCTCCTCTTCAGCTACTTCTGGATCAGATTCACGATAGCGAACTACAGTTGATTGGATCAAATCTGTGGAAGGAAGAGCCCGAGTGTCTCAAATGGCTGGATTCCAAAGAACCCAACTCTGTTGTTTACGTTAATTATGGAAGCATCACAGTCATGACTCCCCAGCAACTGATTGAGTTTGCTTGGGGACTTGCAAATAGCAATCAAAGCTTCTTGTGGATACTTAGGCCAGATCTCGTGTCTGGTGAGTCAGCCATTCTGCCACCAGAATTCGTGGCAGAAACAGAAGACAGGGGTTTACTAGCAGGTTGGTGTCCTCAAGAGCAAGTTCTCACCCACCAGGCCATTGGCGGCTTCTTAACTCATAACGGCTGGAATTCCATAATCGAGGGTTTATGCGCTGGAGTGCCTATGATTTGTTGGCCATTTTTTGCAGAGCAGCAAACCAACTGTCGTTACTGCTGCACTGAGTGGGGCGTAGGAATGGAGATAGACAGTGATGTTAAGCGGGATGAAGTTGCAAAGCTTGTGAGGGAGTTGATGGAGGGAGAGAAAggcaaagaaatgaaaaagaaaaccatgGAGTGGAAGCATACGGCAGAAGCGGCTACCACTGGTCCAAATGGATCATCTTACttgaatttggaaaaaatgTTTGAACACGTGCTTCTCTAG